A window from Gopherus flavomarginatus isolate rGopFla2 chromosome 4, rGopFla2.mat.asm, whole genome shotgun sequence encodes these proteins:
- the CALM2 gene encoding calmodulin-2 codes for MADQLTEEQIAEFKEAFSLFDKDGDGTITTKELGTVMRSLGQNPTEAELQDMINEVDADGNGTIDFPEFLTMMARKMKDTDSEEEIREAFRVFDKDGNGYISAAELRHVMTNLGEKLTDEEVDEMIREADIDGDGQVNYEEFVQMMTAK; via the exons AATTCAAAGAAGCCTTTTCACTATTTGACAAGGATGGTGATGGTACTATAACAACAAAGGAATTGGGGACAGTGATGAGGTCACTTGGTCAAAACCCAACAGAAGCTGAGTTACAGGATATGATCAACGAAGTAGATGCTGATG GCAATGGCACAATTGACTTTCCAGAATTTCTGACAATGATGGCAAGAAAAATGAAAGATACAGACAGTGAAGAAGAAATTAGAGAAGCATTCCGTGTGTTTGATAAG GATGGAAATGGATATATTAGTGCTGCAGAACTTCGCCATGTGATGACAAATCTTGGAGAGAAGCTAACAGATGAAGAAGTTGATGAGATGATTAGGGAAGCAGACATTGATGGTGATGGTCAAGTAAACTATGAAG AGTTTGTACAAATGATGACAGCAAAGTGA